One segment of Streptomyces sp. NBC_00102 DNA contains the following:
- a CDS encoding WhiB family transcriptional regulator produces the protein MENWRTRAACREEDPDLFFPIGSTGPALVQTEDAKAVCRTCPVREQCLRWALDNNQDAGVWGGLAEDERRALKRRDRRKAGQRG, from the coding sequence ATGGAGAACTGGCGCACACGAGCGGCCTGCCGCGAGGAGGACCCGGACCTTTTCTTCCCGATCGGGAGCACCGGGCCCGCACTCGTCCAGACCGAGGACGCCAAGGCGGTCTGCCGCACCTGCCCCGTACGGGAGCAGTGTCTGCGATGGGCTCTCGACAACAACCAGGACGCGGGGGTGTGGGGCGGCCTCGCGGAGGACGAACGGCGTGCGCTCAAGCGCCGCGACCGCCGCAAGGCCGGGCAGCGCGGCTGA
- a CDS encoding PP2C family protein-serine/threonine phosphatase, which yields MVQSRSVQWIPAIVIVLAVVVDLITPQDVTSAPLLIAAPVFAGPLLRPRGIILTGLVSMAVHAVLARVDGTFGWRRGVANQLTLLAVTVLALFINRRLDRQYAHTVRARQVAFVAQRAVLPDPPERIGSLRVAARYVPAEDEALIGGDLYVVQHTPHGIRALIGDVRGKGLGAVSAVCSDLGAFRYAADEAEDLAALAHAMERALTREGDRRGGLERAEGFTTGLLAEFALDLSSVRLVNRGHPPPVLLDVQGTATLLEPSEEAPPLGIGAIQDWTAPIDTFDFPPGATLVLYTDGVSESRDSTGTFYDATQRLPVLARRRIALGDPVAPGQILDALIRDVRRHTGDRPQDDQALLALYRPPEATFRW from the coding sequence GTGGTGCAGTCGAGGAGTGTGCAGTGGATCCCCGCCATCGTCATCGTGCTGGCGGTCGTCGTCGACCTGATCACCCCGCAGGACGTGACCTCGGCCCCCCTGCTCATCGCCGCACCGGTCTTCGCGGGCCCCCTGCTGCGGCCCCGGGGAATCATCCTGACCGGGCTCGTCTCGATGGCCGTGCACGCGGTCCTCGCCCGCGTCGACGGCACCTTCGGCTGGCGCCGGGGAGTGGCGAACCAGCTCACCCTGCTGGCCGTGACCGTACTGGCGCTCTTCATCAACCGGAGGCTGGACCGACAGTACGCCCACACCGTGCGCGCCAGGCAGGTCGCGTTCGTGGCCCAGCGCGCGGTCCTGCCCGACCCGCCCGAGCGGATCGGGTCCCTGCGGGTCGCGGCACGCTACGTACCCGCCGAGGACGAGGCGCTCATCGGAGGCGACCTCTACGTCGTCCAGCACACCCCGCACGGCATCCGCGCACTCATCGGCGACGTTCGGGGCAAGGGCCTCGGCGCGGTCAGCGCCGTCTGTTCCGACCTCGGCGCCTTCCGGTACGCCGCCGACGAGGCGGAGGACCTCGCCGCCCTGGCCCACGCCATGGAACGGGCCCTCACCCGGGAGGGCGACCGCCGAGGCGGACTGGAACGGGCCGAGGGGTTCACGACGGGCCTGCTCGCCGAATTCGCCCTCGACCTCTCCTCCGTACGCCTCGTCAACCGGGGACATCCACCGCCGGTACTGCTCGACGTGCAGGGCACCGCCACACTGCTCGAACCCTCCGAGGAAGCACCTCCACTGGGCATCGGAGCGATCCAGGACTGGACCGCTCCCATCGACACCTTCGATTTCCCGCCGGGCGCCACCCTCGTCCTCTACACCGACGGCGTCAGCGAGTCCCGGGACAGCACCGGCACCTTCTACGACGCCACCCAGCGACTGCCCGTCCTCGCCAGACGCCGCATCGCCCTGGGCGACCCCGTCGCCCCAGGACAGATCCTCGACGCGCTGATCCGCGACGTCCGCCGCCACACCGGCGACCGGCCGCAGGACGACCAGGCCCTGCTCGCCCTGTACCGGCCCCCGGAGGCAACTTTTCGGTGGTAA
- a CDS encoding YkvA family protein yields the protein MDLTAWLVIGAVAALLTMGVAAVLLVRVVRARKLLTDAGIPLRSKALFWAAVIYTISPVDLIPDPVYLDDIGFLLVALRSLHSAASAAGVGVRASRAGRRSPEKTLPRATPDGG from the coding sequence ATGGACCTCACCGCTTGGCTCGTCATCGGCGCCGTCGCCGCGCTGCTCACCATGGGTGTCGCCGCCGTCCTGCTGGTGCGCGTCGTACGTGCCCGCAAACTCCTCACCGACGCGGGGATTCCGCTCCGGTCCAAAGCCCTGTTCTGGGCCGCGGTGATCTACACGATCTCACCGGTCGACCTCATCCCCGACCCCGTCTACCTCGACGACATCGGCTTCCTCCTCGTCGCCCTCCGCTCCCTGCACTCGGCCGCGAGCGCGGCCGGCGTCGGGGTACGGGCGAGCCGTGCCGGACGGCGGAGCCCCGAGAAGACGCTGCCGAGGGCGACGCCCGACGGCGGCTGA